Proteins from a single region of Deltaproteobacteria bacterium:
- a CDS encoding HAD-IC family P-type ATPase, which produces MKKEDKSRVSWHAPETDRVFEQLTTVPEGLAHEDAQRRMLEYGPNRLRPKKRRSAWTLFLNHFKELLIYVLLISAGVTAVIGHWVDAGIILGVVILNALIGFIQEGKAEKALEAIRDLLSSQATVMRGGERVIIPSEQLVPGDIVLIQSGDKVPGDLRLYKTKSLRIDEASLTGESVPEILFT; this is translated from the coding sequence ATGAAGAAAGAAGATAAATCCCGTGTCTCATGGCATGCCCCGGAAACCGATCGCGTATTCGAGCAATTAACGACTGTGCCCGAGGGGCTGGCCCATGAGGACGCTCAAAGGCGCATGCTGGAATACGGGCCGAACCGTCTGCGGCCCAAGAAAAGGCGCAGTGCCTGGACTCTTTTTCTGAACCATTTCAAGGAGCTTCTCATTTACGTCTTATTGATCTCCGCAGGCGTCACCGCTGTTATTGGTCACTGGGTGGACGCAGGCATCATTCTTGGTGTGGTTATCCTGAATGCACTCATTGGGTTCATACAGGAGGGAAAGGCTGAAAAGGCCCTTGAGGCGATACGTGACCTGCTCTCGTCACAGGCCACTGTCATGCGCGGCGGAGAACGGGTCATTATTCCATCTGAGCAGTTGGTTCCGGGAGATATTGTCTTGATACAATCAGGCGACAAGGTCCCGGGAGATCTGCGGTTGTACAAAACGAAAAGTCTTCGTATCGATGAGGCCTCACTCACGGGCGAGTCGGTGCCTGAGATTCTTTTCACCTGA
- a CDS encoding DUF882 domain-containing protein, whose amino-acid sequence MPISRRSFLKQALFGGATALTIPWLAASPAQSRTQREEISGRLSVTNTHTDESLLIRYLDADGKWIPDALWRLNHLFRCHYSDRVKPIDPDLFLLMDRIHTRLGAGRRPLNLISGYRSPEYNRLLMSKGRGVVKRSYHLKGMAADIQIRGVSLTGLCREAKQIQGGGVGLYSEFVHVDIGPVRCW is encoded by the coding sequence ATGCCCATATCGCGAAGGTCTTTTCTGAAACAGGCGTTGTTTGGCGGCGCCACGGCATTGACCATCCCATGGCTGGCCGCATCCCCTGCCCAGAGCCGAACCCAACGTGAGGAGATCTCGGGCCGTCTTTCCGTTACCAACACCCACACCGACGAGTCCCTGCTCATCCGATACCTGGACGCCGACGGGAAGTGGATCCCGGATGCCCTGTGGAGGCTGAATCATTTGTTCCGATGCCATTACAGCGACCGGGTGAAGCCCATTGATCCGGACCTGTTCCTGCTCATGGATCGGATCCACACACGCCTGGGCGCAGGCAGACGTCCCCTGAATCTGATCTCAGGATACCGATCGCCGGAATACAACCGACTGCTGATGTCCAAGGGAAGGGGGGTGGTCAAGAGGAGTTACCACCTGAAAGGGATGGCGGCCGACATTCAGATTAGGGGGGTCAGCCTCACGGGTCTGTGCCGGGAGGCGAAACAGATTCAAGGGGGCGGGGTGGGTTTGTACTCGGAATTCGTCCACGTGGATATTGGGCCCGTTCGGTGCTGGTAG
- a CDS encoding L,D-transpeptidase family protein, with translation MRSRRFSLVGLLGALAFYLLMFTPGAALAMADREEVSKAIKGYLETAERPQSFWIGGEPVYAGKDLMEFYSRRGYEPIWVSENGPTEAAGVLVAALGKAERHGLSSLDYHYACLSEWLKTKVSDRPASTRAMELAGLEIVLSDAFVNFGNHLTNGKVDPVTIYPQWLTEKKRPEVFEFLAGIQTGQDVRETLEALAPISHGYLVAMAEAGRLREVIASGGWPIIRPGKTLRKGDWSPRVTPLRKRLFLDGCLPEAGMENDRVSLFDLDLEKAVAQFQSRRGLSPDGAVGRKTLAALNRSPEDLLETVLVNLERWRWLPRDLGRRHIMINSAAFALEAFQDNQKILEMAIIVGEAYTQTPVFSQDMAYLVINPYWNVPRGVLSRKILPKIKKDPGYLSKNHFELIKGWKEPAALVDPATVDWSTVHAANFPGRLRQRPGPWNALGRIKFIFPNRFSVYLHDTPERDLFQRTIRTFSSGCIRVEKPIDLACFVMENNPSWSRSRIDDILAGGKSTTVPVQDAVTVHLAYLTFWMGEEGKTHYRGDIYDRDRVLLKALRAVPGTRLARPPRTLPEVDPNVAVEPKG, from the coding sequence ATGCGTTCCCGACGGTTCTCTCTCGTTGGCCTACTCGGAGCCCTTGCATTCTACCTGCTGATGTTTACCCCAGGCGCCGCCCTCGCAATGGCCGACCGGGAGGAGGTTTCAAAGGCCATCAAAGGATATCTGGAGACGGCGGAAAGGCCCCAATCGTTCTGGATCGGGGGTGAGCCGGTTTATGCCGGGAAGGACCTCATGGAGTTCTACAGCCGGCGCGGATACGAGCCCATTTGGGTCTCTGAAAACGGTCCTACCGAAGCGGCCGGCGTACTTGTGGCGGCACTGGGAAAGGCCGAGCGTCACGGCTTGTCCAGCCTCGACTACCATTATGCCTGCCTTTCAGAATGGCTGAAAACCAAGGTTTCAGACCGGCCGGCCTCAACCAGGGCCATGGAACTGGCAGGATTGGAGATCGTCCTTTCGGACGCCTTCGTCAATTTCGGAAACCATCTGACCAACGGAAAAGTGGACCCTGTCACCATCTACCCTCAATGGTTGACCGAAAAGAAAAGGCCGGAGGTCTTTGAATTCCTGGCAGGGATTCAGACGGGCCAGGATGTTCGCGAGACCCTGGAGGCGCTGGCGCCCATCAGCCATGGCTATCTGGTTGCCATGGCTGAGGCAGGACGGTTACGGGAGGTAATCGCCTCGGGTGGTTGGCCCATCATCCGCCCGGGGAAAACCCTGCGAAAGGGTGACTGGTCTCCGAGGGTCACCCCGCTTAGAAAGCGGCTTTTCCTCGACGGCTGCCTCCCTGAGGCCGGCATGGAGAATGACCGGGTATCTCTTTTCGACCTGGATCTGGAAAAGGCGGTGGCTCAGTTTCAATCCCGGCGCGGGCTTTCACCGGACGGCGCGGTCGGGCGCAAGACGCTTGCCGCGCTTAATCGCTCCCCGGAAGATCTTCTCGAGACCGTCCTTGTCAACCTGGAACGATGGCGGTGGCTTCCGCGGGATCTTGGCAGGCGCCACATCATGATCAACTCCGCGGCATTTGCACTGGAAGCCTTTCAAGACAATCAAAAGATTTTGGAAATGGCCATCATTGTCGGCGAGGCATACACCCAGACGCCGGTATTCAGCCAGGATATGGCCTATCTGGTCATCAATCCCTATTGGAATGTTCCCCGTGGGGTTCTATCGAGAAAAATCCTCCCCAAGATCAAGAAAGATCCAGGCTACCTCTCCAAGAACCACTTCGAGTTAATCAAAGGCTGGAAGGAACCGGCTGCCCTTGTGGACCCTGCAACCGTTGACTGGTCAACGGTTCATGCCGCCAATTTTCCGGGCCGGCTTCGACAGAGGCCCGGACCCTGGAACGCCCTCGGGCGCATCAAATTTATTTTCCCAAACCGATTCAGCGTCTATCTTCACGACACCCCGGAACGTGACCTGTTCCAACGAACGATCCGCACCTTCAGCAGCGGTTGCATCCGGGTGGAAAAACCCATCGATCTGGCTTGTTTTGTTATGGAAAACAACCCCTCGTGGAGCCGAAGTCGGATAGACGATATCCTTGCGGGCGGCAAGAGCACGACCGTTCCTGTCCAGGACGCCGTAACCGTTCATCTGGCTTACTTGACCTTCTGGATGGGAGAAGAGGGGAAAACCCACTACCGGGGGGACATCTATGATCGGGACAGGGTGCTGTTGAAAGCCCTGCGTGCGGTTCCAGGAACCCGCTTAGCGAGACCTCCGAGGACCTTGCCCGAAGTGGACCCAAATGTTGCGGTGGAGCCTAAAGGGTAG
- the glgP gene encoding alpha-glucan family phosphorylase: MGKNQFPHLPNRIAGLGDLAENLWWSWHPSARMLFKSLDRRTWKESGHNPDKVLKQIPIELLESAATNTDFIRDYDLVMDRFREELGRRECDLLRDVYLPDDRSIAYFSAEYGLHHSLPFYAGGLGFLAGDFLKECSDLSIPLIAVGFMYLQGYFRQKIREDGWQESHVEHFDREAASISRVFQPNGQELVVTVPLIDPPIFVKVWKIEVGRIPLYLLDTDHELNDPWNRIISSHLYVGDVEQRLRQEIVLGIGGSEVLESLGIRHSVLHLNEGHPAFAILERIRDRVNAGADFDRAARDIRDTTIFTTHTPVPAGHDVFPFHLIEKYFGSYWPDLGLDRDSFLSLGLHPEEPGAGFNMTALSLRMSGYRNAVSRKHLEVARKMWRNLWPSMPEDAIPIEYVTNGVHVPTWIEPKMELLFNKYLGTDWLLKHEDARCWHAVLDIPDDELWKTHCWLKMKLFNVIRERSRGRWAEDKGNPSIILTGGTMLTPSVLTVGFARRFAAYKRSDLIFYDYERLKRLVSDPWKPVQFVFAGKAHPADDQGKRILQRVYNAARDPELGGRIAFLEDYGEQFAQYMVHGVDVWLNNPIPPMEACGTSGMKAALNGVPNLSIMDGWWAEGFNGKNGWSFGEDTPSEDRDKKDAEAVYEILERQVVPMFYDTSEDGIPHNWVKIMKESITSTFPKFSSRRMARDYVGHLYGNALKTALFF, encoded by the coding sequence ATGGGAAAGAACCAGTTCCCCCATCTCCCCAACAGGATTGCCGGACTCGGAGATCTGGCTGAGAACTTGTGGTGGAGCTGGCACCCGTCGGCGAGGATGCTTTTTAAAAGCCTTGATCGACGGACCTGGAAAGAAAGCGGTCATAATCCTGATAAGGTGCTGAAGCAGATTCCCATTGAATTGCTCGAATCGGCAGCGACAAATACCGATTTCATAAGGGACTATGATCTGGTCATGGACCGGTTTCGAGAAGAGCTGGGGCGGAGGGAATGTGACTTGCTGAGGGACGTCTATCTTCCGGACGACCGGTCGATTGCATATTTTTCCGCCGAGTACGGGCTTCATCACTCTCTGCCCTTTTATGCCGGAGGTTTAGGCTTTCTGGCAGGAGATTTTCTAAAGGAGTGCAGCGATCTCAGTATTCCTCTCATCGCCGTCGGTTTCATGTATCTGCAGGGATACTTCCGTCAGAAGATCCGTGAAGACGGATGGCAGGAGAGCCACGTCGAGCATTTTGACAGGGAAGCCGCTTCCATCTCCAGAGTTTTTCAACCGAACGGTCAGGAACTGGTTGTCACGGTTCCGCTGATCGATCCTCCCATATTTGTCAAGGTTTGGAAAATCGAAGTAGGCCGTATTCCTCTCTATCTTCTGGATACGGATCATGAACTCAATGACCCATGGAACCGCATCATATCAAGCCACCTTTATGTGGGAGACGTGGAACAGCGGCTGAGGCAGGAAATCGTTCTCGGCATCGGCGGATCCGAAGTGCTTGAGAGCCTCGGGATCAGGCACTCTGTGCTCCATCTGAATGAAGGCCATCCCGCCTTTGCCATTCTGGAGCGGATCAGAGATCGTGTGAATGCAGGCGCGGACTTTGACCGAGCGGCGAGGGACATCCGGGATACAACCATATTTACCACCCATACCCCTGTCCCGGCCGGACATGATGTTTTTCCTTTTCACCTGATTGAAAAGTATTTCGGATCTTACTGGCCCGACCTGGGCTTGGACCGGGACAGTTTTTTGAGCCTCGGGCTTCATCCTGAAGAACCTGGGGCCGGTTTCAATATGACGGCATTGTCGCTGAGGATGTCCGGTTATCGCAATGCCGTCAGCAGAAAGCATTTGGAAGTGGCACGTAAAATGTGGAGGAATCTTTGGCCGAGTATGCCGGAGGATGCAATACCGATTGAATATGTGACGAATGGTGTTCACGTCCCGACATGGATCGAGCCAAAGATGGAGCTGCTTTTCAATAAATACCTGGGAACGGATTGGCTGCTGAAGCATGAAGATGCCAGATGCTGGCATGCTGTTTTGGATATCCCGGATGACGAACTATGGAAAACGCATTGTTGGTTGAAGATGAAATTGTTCAATGTTATTCGTGAACGTTCACGCGGTCGATGGGCTGAGGATAAAGGAAATCCTTCTATTATCTTGACAGGCGGAACCATGCTGACCCCTTCGGTTCTGACGGTCGGCTTTGCTCGCCGATTTGCAGCATACAAGCGATCGGACTTGATCTTTTATGATTACGAGCGACTGAAAAGGCTTGTAAGTGACCCATGGAAGCCCGTCCAATTCGTTTTTGCCGGCAAGGCGCACCCAGCCGACGATCAAGGCAAACGGATTCTTCAAAGAGTATATAATGCGGCAAGGGATCCTGAACTGGGCGGGCGCATCGCTTTTTTGGAGGATTACGGAGAGCAATTTGCCCAGTATATGGTACATGGCGTAGATGTCTGGTTAAATAATCCGATTCCGCCGATGGAGGCCTGCGGCACCAGCGGAATGAAGGCCGCCCTGAACGGGGTGCCAAACTTAAGCATTATGGATGGCTGGTGGGCGGAGGGTTTTAATGGCAAGAACGGATGGTCTTTTGGAGAGGATACCCCTTCCGAAGACCGCGACAAGAAGGATGCGGAAGCTGTCTATGAAATACTTGAAAGGCAAGTCGTCCCAATGTTTTACGATACTTCCGAGGACGGCATCCCCCATAATTGGGTCAAGATCATGAAGGAATCGATAACCAGCACTTTTCCGAAGTTTTCCTCGCGCAGAATGGCAAGAGATTATGTTGGCCATCTATATGGCAACGCCCTAAAAACTGCGCTATTTTTTTGA